The following proteins come from a genomic window of Trifolium pratense cultivar HEN17-A07 linkage group LG4, ARS_RC_1.1, whole genome shotgun sequence:
- the LOC123920705 gene encoding glucan endo-1,3-beta-glucosidase 2, whose protein sequence is MALHFLLLLFAVSLVAADEDPFIGVNIGTELSDMPHPTQVVALLKAQHISHVRLYDADQAMLIALAKTGIQVVITVPNEELLAIGQSNASAANWVSRNVVAHYPATNITAICVGSEVLTALPNVAKVLVNAIKYIHSALVASNLDRQVKVSTPLSSSIILDSFPPSQAFFNRSLNSVLVPILDFLQSTDSYLMLNIYPYYDYMQSNGVIPLDYALFKPLPPNKEAVDSNTLLHYSNVFDAMVDAAYFAMAFLNYTNIPVVVTESGWPSKGASNEPDATIDNANNYNSNLIKHVFNKTGTPKHPGIAVSTYIYELYNEDMKSGPLSEKNWGLFDPNGVPIYILHLTGSGAVLANDTSNQTFCVAKDGADPKMIQAALDWACGPGKVECSPLLQGQPCYEPDNVIAHANYAFDSYYNKMGKTPDACDFKGVATITTSDPSHGSCIYPGSLGKNSTFGNFTAPSMNSSSDSSAYNIHSYELRIRSLLMMTGFLILGVILL, encoded by the exons ATGGCTTtgcattttcttcttctcctttttgCAGTTTCTCTTGTTGCAGCTGATGAAG ATCCTTTTATTGGAGTGAACATTGGAACAGAACTCTCAGATATGCCACATCCTACTCAAGTAGTCGCGCTACTCAAAGCACAACACATTAGTCATGTTCGATTGTACGATGCTGATCAAGCTATGCTCATTGCGCTTGCAAAAACAGGCATTCAAGTTGTTATAACTGTCCCTAACGAAGAACTCTTAGCAATTGGTCAGTCGAATGCTTCGGCTGCCAATTGGGTTTCTCGTAATGTGGTAGCACATTATCCGGCCACCAATATCACTGCCATTTGTGTTGGTTCTGAGGTTTTAACCGCATTACCTAATGTGGCAAAAGTTCTTGTCAATGCAATTAAGTACATTCATTCAGCACTTGTTGCATCAAATCTTGATCGCCAAGTTAAAGTCTCGACACCCCTTTCTTCATCCATCATACTTGACTCATTTCCTCCTTCTCAAGCTTTCTTTAACCGATCACTGAATTCAGTTTTAGTCCCAATACTCGATTTCTTGCAGTCCACCGACTCTTATCTCATGCTCAACATTTACCCTTACTATGATTACATGcaatcaaatggtgtgattccATTAGATTATGCACTCTTCAAACCTCTCCCTCCAAACAAAGAAGCAGTTGATTCTAATACACTTCTCCATTACTCCAATGTCTTTGATGCCATGGTCGATGCAGCATACTTTGCCATGGCTTTTCTTAATTACACAAACATTCCGGTAGTAGTAACAGAATCAGGGTGGCCGTCAAAAGGTGCATCAAACGAGCCCGACGCAACAATAGACAATGCCAATAATTACAACAGCAATTTGATCAAGCATGTCTTTAACAAAACAGGAACTCCTAAACATCCTGGAATCGCTGTTAGTACATACATCTATGAACTCTACAACGAAGATATGAAATCTGGGCCATTGTCAGAGAAAAACTGGGGTTTGTTTGATCCAAATGGCGTTCCTATTTACATTCTACACTTGACTGGATCAGGAGCAGTGTTGGCGAATGATACCAGCAATCAAACCTTCTGTGTCGCAAAGGATGGCGCTGACCCGAAGATGATACAGGCTGCGTTGGATTGGGCGTGCGGACCTGGAAAAGTGGAATGCTCTCCATTGCTGCAGGGACAACCATGCTATGAACCAGACAATGTGATTGCACATGCAAATTATGCTTTTGACAGTTACTATAACAAAATGGGAAAAACTCCTGATGCATGTGATTTCAAGGGTGTTGCTACAATCACTACCTCAGATCCAA GTCATGGTTCTTGTATATATCCCGGAAG TCTTGGCAAAAATAGCACATTTGGAAACTTCACAGCACCATCAATGAATTCAAGTTCAGATTCTTCAGCCTATAACATCCACAGCTATGAATTGAGAATTAGAAGTCTTCTAATGATGACAGGATTTCTAATACTAGGAGTGATTTTGTTGTAG